A window from Glandiceps talaboti chromosome 15, keGlaTala1.1, whole genome shotgun sequence encodes these proteins:
- the LOC144446770 gene encoding fibroblast growth factor 13-like, with protein MEMIIPRRRTTRTRPVYALYSRTKWYLMIKPDGTVSATQDRNNRYAWISFSATGVGLAYIQGVETGLFLAMNEEGELYTTILLENNSSFETMIEDSYQAYSPVTQPHNRNSNNKWYLGIDKQGRVKKSENRCSRSAQFLAIGVF; from the exons ATGGAAATGATCATTCCACGGAGGAGGACTACTCGAACAAGACCGGTTTACGCACTATACAGCCGCACAAAATGGTATTTAATGATCAAACCAGACGGCACAGTATCCGCCACCCAAGATCGCAATAACCGATATG CCTGGATATCGTTTTCAGCAACTGGAGTTGGCCTAGCATACATACAAGGAGTTGAAACTGGTCTATTCTTGGCTATGAATGAAGAAGGAGAACTTTACACAACA ATCTTACTAGAGAATAACAGTTCATTTGAAACTATGATAGAGGACAGTTACCAGGCATATTCACCAGTCACGCAACCACATAACAGAAACTCAAACAATAAGTGGTACTTAGGTATCGATAAACAAGGCAGGGTGAAAAAGAGTGAAAACAGATGTAGTCGCAGTGCCCAATTTTTGGCCATCGGAGTGTTCTAA
- the LOC144446421 gene encoding uncharacterized protein LOC144446421: MSALTRVTNGRTSPPGSPIQTVPKATRKLRLKKTDSAPSLNLNLPPLNTGTGEVFDTGVKYLSRHDNSKRDDMIISDAPTSPNTCVSSSSSSGPQDLSLSPRFIRHRGKSLKHSSLPDMRRVLISEQQTGKTSLTRTRSNESPTSMEHSPDLLRRVLQRTTSFGSDELSCPPSTPGSSPVTNRRKIYSAESSPLIRRRSGSRLCEMTARMTNAGTNMMPRSGSPVPSPRISLSRQSARPDTPVPTTRTNVRSSSHNDLDILVLGKIKKALDDEENEDRYLTEDPEEFVEFNQQKLSQGTERENIKNYTASESYDHCGGNLAKEGDLYDVDINTLRREEALNDDLELRTVDPDETITFICEETIDETPEYQKEPEPTDLRIRNWLANVDSNRWEAKNVMLPHITSSSNI; the protein is encoded by the exons ATGAGCGCTCTGACTAGGGTCACTAATGGACGTACGTCGCCCCCGGGAAGTCCCATCCAGACTGTACCAAAGGCTACACGCAAGTTAAGGTTGAAGAAGACGGACAGTGCACCTTCATTGAACTTGAACTTACCCCCTCTAAATACGGGTACTGGAGAGGTTTTCGATACAGGAGTAAAATATTTGTCGCGTCATGACAACTCAAAAAGGGACGATATGATCATATCCGACGCCCCGACGTCACCCAATACATGTGTATCGTCATCTTCAAGTTCAGGTCCACAAGACTTGTCATTAAGTCCTCGGTTTATTCGTCACCGAGGCAAATCTTTGAAACATTCATCTCTGCCAGATATGAGACGTGTTCTGATATCAGAGCAACAAACAGGGAAAACTAGTCTGACACGTACACGCAGTAACGAATCTCCTACCTCGATGGAACACTCCCCAGACTTATTGCGAAGGGTTCTGCAAAGAACAACTAGTTTCGGTTCCGACGAGTTGTCGTGCCCTCCAAGTACACCAGGCTCATCACCTGTCACAAACAGACGTAAAATTTACTCGGCGGAATCGTCACCATTAATTCGTCGAAGGTCCGGATCAAGATTATGCGAAATGACGGCCCGAATGACGAACGCCGGGACAAACATGATGCCGCGTTCGGGCTCACCTGTACCGTCACCGAGGATTTCATTGAGCCGCCAATCAGCTCGTCCCGATACACCAGTCCCAACAACAAGAACCA atgtacGCTCTTCCAGTCATAATGATCTGGACATCCTGGTCTTAGGCAAAATCAAGAAAGCACTCGACGACGAAGAGAACGAAGATAGATATTTGACTGAAGACCCAGAAGAGTTTGTTGAATTCAACCAACAGAAACTATCACAGGGGACAGAGcgagaaaatatcaaaaactaCACAGCATCGGAAAGTTACGACCACTGTGGAGGAAACTTGGCAAAGGAGGGCGACTTATACGATGTGGACATCAATACCCTTAGGCGTGAAGAAGCGCTAAACGATGATCTAGAACTACGAACAGTCGACCCTGATGAGACAATTACCTTTATATGTGAAGAGACAATTGATGAAACCCCGGAATATCAGAAAGAACCAGAACCGACGGACTTAAGAATTCGGAACTGGTTAGCTAACGTAGATAGTAACCGCTGGGAGGCAAAGAACGTGATGCTACCTCACATTACTTCATCTTCAAATATTtag